From a region of the Deltaproteobacteria bacterium genome:
- the thiS gene encoding sulfur carrier protein ThiS — MAGATFAIVLNGENREVLPGTTVAGLLRDLSLPLARVAVERNREIVRKPDYESVPLAPGDRLEIVTFVGGG, encoded by the coding sequence ATGGCCGGCGCCACGTTCGCGATCGTCCTCAACGGGGAGAACCGGGAGGTGCTTCCGGGAACGACGGTGGCGGGGCTGCTCCGCGACCTCTCCCTCCCGCTTGCGCGCGTCGCGGTGGAGCGGAACCGGGAGATCGTCCGGAAGCCGGATTACGAATCGGTGCCGCTCGCCCCGGGGGACCGGCTGGAGATCGTCACATTCGTGGGAGGAGGATGA